A genomic segment from Vidua macroura isolate BioBank_ID:100142 chromosome Z, ASM2450914v1, whole genome shotgun sequence encodes:
- the LOC128822613 gene encoding uncharacterized protein LOC128822613 isoform X1 — MSRHRRVLRRQPGGAAGDWAAGAAGRARAEALREVGVDEVVEMAVQLALERFRSGDEAGARHSPARGQPAAVGRALAAGQGGDPAPLPGPSEARLGCCVRLWAPQHRDREPLQGSGRDHRDEMREMEFPSSFTSTERAFVHRLCQSLGLVSKSKG; from the exons ATGTCGCGACACAGGCGGGTTCTGCGGCGgcagcccggcggggctgcgggggactgggctgccggcgccgcggggcgcGCCCGGGCCGAGGCCCTCAGGGAGGTCGGCGTGGACGAGGTGGTGGAAATGGCGGTGCAGCTCGCCCTGGAGCGGTTCCGGAGCGGGGACGAGGCGGGTgcgcggcacagcccggcccgggggcagcCTGCGGCTGTTGGGAGGGCGCTGGCAGCGGGtcagggaggggatcctgcccctctgcccggCCCTAGTGAGGCACGGCTGGGGTGCTGTGTccggctctgggctccccagcacagagacagggagcCACTGCAGGGGTCCGGCAGAGACCACCGAGATGAGATGagag AGATGGAATTTCCTTCTAGTTTCACTAGTACTGAAAGAGCATTTGTTCACCGTCTCTGTCAGTCTCTTGGACTGGTATCTAAAAGCAAAGGGTGA
- the LOC128822613 gene encoding 3'-5' RNA helicase YTHDC2-like isoform X2, producing MSRHRRVLRRQPGGAAGDWAAGAAGRARAEALREVGVDEVVEMAVQLALERFRSGDEAEMEFPSSFTSTERAFVHRLCQSLGLVSKSKG from the exons ATGTCGCGACACAGGCGGGTTCTGCGGCGgcagcccggcggggctgcgggggactgggctgccggcgccgcggggcgcGCCCGGGCCGAGGCCCTCAGGGAGGTCGGCGTGGACGAGGTGGTGGAAATGGCGGTGCAGCTCGCCCTGGAGCGGTTCCGGAGCGGGGACGAGGCGG AGATGGAATTTCCTTCTAGTTTCACTAGTACTGAAAGAGCATTTGTTCACCGTCTCTGTCAGTCTCTTGGACTGGTATCTAAAAGCAAAGGGTGA